In the genome of Oenanthe melanoleuca isolate GR-GAL-2019-014 chromosome 21, OMel1.0, whole genome shotgun sequence, one region contains:
- the C21H1orf174 gene encoding UPF0688 protein C1orf174 homolog: protein MAAGGAARGRRRSDTRGPARPARLRPRHRARSSAKAAPAADPAQPPGEAADTASPCSSHEAAEGQLAKRMKCEESSLKSELEGLTCESGNLVTLGETPKTFDGDGGSEDLGDSSIIQQEKDESIPETDEGKQGKECGVSLEPPAVKSSGTAIKRDGYLHQYHVFSEEESSCGSFDGATSEDADHPRRPMLLEHSSCFSDEDSNQPMPVHRFFGDVELHLPAVVLPSVTRSRREARKLHFIAKEDDDDEEEEEEYVV, encoded by the exons atggcggcgggcggcgcggcgcggggccggAGGCGCTCGGACACCCGCGGCCCCGCTCGCCCGGCCCGGCTACGGCCGCGGCACCGGGCCCGGAGCTCCGCCAAGGCAGCCCCGGCTGCCGACCCCGCACAGCCCCCGGGGGAAGCAGCCGACACGGCGAGCCCG TGTTCATCACATGAAGCTGCTGAAGGACAGCTCGCAAAGAGGATGAAATGTGAAGAAAGCAGCCTAAAATCAGAGCTAGAAGGACTCACATGTGAAAGTGGAAATCTTGTTACACTGGGGGAAACACCTAAAACTTTTGATGGGGATGGAGGCTCAGAAGATCTAGGAGACAGCAGTATAATCCAACAGGAAAAAGATGAAAGCATTCCAGAGACTGATGAAgggaagcagggaaaggagTGTGGTGTTTCTCTGGAGCCACCTGCAGTGAAATCCAGCGGTACCGCGATAAAAAGGGATGGCTATCTGCACCAGTATCATGTGTTCAGTGAAgaggagagcagctgtgggagcttTGATGGAGCCACCTCGGAGGACGCGGATCACCCGCGGAGGCCGAtgctcctggagcacagcagctgcttctcGGATGAGGACAGCAACCAGCCCATGCCAGTGCACCGCTTCTTTGGAGATGTGGAGCTG catctcccagcagtTGTGCTCCCGAGCGTGAccaggagcaggagagaagcCAGGAAGCTCCATTTCATTGCAaaggaagatgatgatgatgaggaggaggaggaagagtaTGTTGTGTAA